In the Chlorobium limicola DSM 245 genome, one interval contains:
- a CDS encoding ferritin yields MLSKKLEKALNEQINHEFASSYLYLSMAAYAESENLPGFASWLKLQTKEEMGHAMKLYKFVNERGGKVELMALEQPKNSFKSPAGLFEEVLGHERKITSLINKLYETALEEKDYAAQVMLHWFIEEQVEEEAAASEILETLKIAGEKGHALIMMDRQLARRGQG; encoded by the coding sequence ATGCTCAGCAAAAAACTTGAAAAAGCGCTAAACGAACAGATAAATCACGAATTCGCATCATCATACCTCTACCTCTCGATGGCCGCGTATGCCGAATCTGAAAATCTTCCTGGCTTTGCAAGCTGGCTCAAACTGCAGACAAAAGAAGAGATGGGCCATGCCATGAAACTTTACAAATTCGTAAACGAACGTGGCGGAAAAGTGGAACTGATGGCTCTTGAACAGCCGAAAAACAGCTTCAAATCGCCGGCCGGGCTCTTCGAAGAGGTACTTGGACACGAGCGCAAGATCACCTCGCTCATCAACAAGCTCTACGAAACAGCTCTCGAAGAGAAAGACTACGCGGCTCAGGTCATGCTCCACTGGTTCATTGAAGAACAGGTAGAAGAAGAAGCCGCTGCATCGGAAATCCTCGAAACTCTGAAAATTGCCGGCGAAAAAGGCCATGCCCTTATCATGATGGACCGTCAGCTTGCCCGCCGCGGCCAGGGCTGA
- a CDS encoding metallophosphoesterase family protein — MIHNTVTVAHISDLHLAGRHDRRSLASLDRMLRHFNERKIDHLVITGDLFDTYMPAEWPVMREKLREHDFCSWERTTLIPGNHDLITIEEEMRIYNALNPFPGSRKRALQERLSGFCALFGDLMGGDGEIKKGFPYVKVMRFPRVSLAFVGVNSVWPWHRSDNPLGARGFIDPAEFRALSQPSVAEALRGSFVIGLCHHALRVYGTSSPIDQAFDWTMELINRDEYLAVMQELRTNVIVHGHFHRFQTYAMGGVQIVNGGSFRYGPDRYSEMVIGEDGSFAQRFVTLS; from the coding sequence GTGATTCATAATACCGTAACTGTAGCGCATATTTCGGATCTTCATCTGGCGGGCCGCCATGACCGGCGCAGCCTTGCATCTCTTGACCGGATGCTCCGGCATTTTAACGAGAGGAAGATCGATCATCTCGTTATTACAGGGGATCTTTTCGATACCTATATGCCTGCGGAGTGGCCTGTTATGCGAGAAAAACTCAGGGAACATGATTTTTGTTCGTGGGAGCGCACGACCCTGATTCCCGGCAATCATGACCTGATCACTATCGAGGAGGAGATGCGCATTTATAACGCGTTGAATCCTTTTCCGGGCAGCCGGAAAAGGGCGCTTCAGGAGCGGCTTTCGGGTTTCTGCGCCCTGTTCGGCGATCTGATGGGGGGAGACGGGGAGATTAAGAAGGGGTTTCCATATGTGAAGGTGATGCGTTTTCCCCGGGTTTCTCTGGCTTTTGTGGGGGTTAATTCGGTATGGCCATGGCACCGTTCGGATAATCCGCTCGGAGCAAGAGGGTTTATCGATCCGGCTGAATTCAGGGCATTGAGCCAGCCGAGTGTTGCCGAGGCGCTTCGGGGGAGTTTTGTGATTGGATTGTGCCATCATGCGCTCAGGGTGTACGGGACTTCTTCACCGATAGATCAGGCTTTCGACTGGACAATGGAGCTGATAAATCGTGACGAGTATCTGGCCGTCATGCAGGAGTTGCGGACGAATGTGATAGTGCATGGCCATTTTCACCGTTTTCAGACCTACGCGATGGGCGGCGTTCAGATTGTCAATGGCGGCAGTTTCCGATACGGTCCGGACCGGTACAGCGAGATGGTTATCGGCGAAGATGGCAGTTTTGCGCAGCGGTTTGTTACGCTTTCATGA